A single region of the Drosophila miranda strain MSH22 chromosome 2, D.miranda_PacBio2.1, whole genome shotgun sequence genome encodes:
- the LOC117186993 gene encoding rac GTPase-activating protein 1-like — MTFSTLAAFDDLRRCMEVLTDGTAEEEFLRFLRMFEQYHEKCAGYAAETARIQNELNKSLTKMGDLVGKLFYARRIIDMEIKARRQAEHERDSMESKIMAVADLLRHERNLNNETRDKLAFLTTLPSSRKRKSLNAVREDKSYGDINSTGSMLSDMSIAHSEDDILDVRRSKSWREHRPSLPKNPIPSVGNRRSRISTGLNGSMSTHKPTTSKMRRSGAGIGVEEHTVNVGQGAERFCATTKVTIPQDGQGVIRAESTIESLPVNGAPERIADGLVSTPRRSAFKEATAPPLNPLNAMAPHVLAESGTPGQHRPLMRNHTFSQKTFLRGDNCVQCPKRIRFGAVGLRCRDCPVRCHIDCRYLLTVSCVPQSGTPTSKTMTGYLSDFAPSIAPMIPAPIVHCVNEIEARGLTEVGLYRVSSSEREYKALKEQFLRGKSTPHLGNTDIYVLCCCVKDFLRSLVEPLIPTGQWKDFANAVQNPDTSMSQEMLYKSVKQMPQANRDTLAFLILHFQRIAQCPVVLMPIDKISVIFGPIIVGYSSADPDQHAIYTEGFTQKDVMKALLELPVTFWEQYVVIDSPRAPATVVKRVPSSNKDLLSIYATPFKGTIKKLKFYGTPPVSAHKK, encoded by the coding sequence ATGACGTTTTCGACCTTGGCTGCGTTTGATGATCTGCGGCGTTGCATGGAAGTGCTGACCGACGGGACCGCTGAGGAGGAGTTTCTACGGTTCCTGCGTATGTTCGAGCAGTACCATGAAAAGTGCGCAGGGTATGCGGCGGAAACCGCGAGGATACAAAATGAGCTGAATAAGTCGCTTACCAAGATGGGTGATCTGGTAGGCAAGCTGTTTTACGCCCGACGCATCATCGATATGGAGATCAAGGCTCGCCGCCAGGCCGAGCATGAAAGAGACTCCATGGAAAGCAAGATAATGGCTGTGGCAGATCTGTTGCGGCACGAGCGCAATCTAAACAACGAGACGCGCGATAAGCTGGCCTTTCTTACCACATTGCCGTCATCCCGGAAGCGCAAGTCCCTGAACGCTGTCAGGGAGGACAAATCCTATGGAGATATCAACTCCACAGGCTCGATGCTGTCGGACATGTCCATCGCACATTCGGAAGACGACATCCTAGACGTGCGCAGGTCCAAGTCCTGGCGCGAGCATCGACCTTCGTTACCCAAGAACCCGATCCCCAGTGTGGGCAACAGGAGATCGCGGATAAGTACCGGATTGAATGGCAGCATGTCGACGCACAAGCCAACCACGAGTAAGATGCGGCGCTCGGGTGCTGGCATTGGCGTAGAAGAGCATACAGTGAATGTGGGTCAGGGCGCTGAGCGCTTTTGTGCTACCACCAAGGTCACCATACCCCAGGATGGGCAGGGAGTGATCCGTGCAGAGTCAACCATTGAGTCGTTGCCAGTGAATGGAGCCCCTGAGAGGATTGCCGATGGCTTGGTATCGACGCCTCGACGCTCCGCCTTTAAAGAGGCCACAGCTCCACCACTAAATCCGCTGAATGCCATGGCTCCGCATGTGCTAGCCGAATCGGGGACACCCGGTCAGCACCGTCCATTGATGAGGAATCACACCTTCAGCCAGAAGACGTTCTTGCGCGGTGACAATTGTGTGCAGTGCCCGAAGCGCATTCGGTTCGGCGCTGTTGGCTTGCGTTGTCGGGACTGCCCAGTGCGCTGTCATATTGATTGCCGGTATCTGCTCACAGTCAGCTGTGTGCCCCAATCGGGAACACCAACGTCAAAGACAATGACCGGCTACCTCAGTGACTTTGCCCCGTCGATTGCGCCCATGATTCCAGCACCGATTGTGCACTGTGTGAATGAGATTGAGGCGCGCGGCCTCACCGAAGTGGGCCTTTATCGCGTGTCCTCGTCGGAGCGGGAGTACAAAGCCCTCAAAGAGCAGTTCTTGCGAGGCAAATCCACCCCACATTTAGGCAACACGGATATCTATGTGCTTTGCTGTTGTGTGAAGGATTTCCTGAGGTCTCTCGTCGAGCCACTCATCCCCACCGGCCAGTGGAAAGATTTTGCCAACGCTGTGCAAAATCCAGACACTTCAATGTCCCAAGAGATGCTGTACAAGTCTGTAAAGCAGATGCCGCAAGCCAATCGGGATACGCTGGCCTTCCTCATTCTGCATTTTCAGCGCATTGCTCAATGCCCTGTGGTACTGATGCCGATCGACAAAATCTCTGTTATCTTTGGACCCATCATTGTGGGGTATTCATCGGCGGATCCCGATCAACATGCCATCTACACAGAGGGCTTTACGCAAAAGGATGTGATGAAAGCATTGCTCGAGCTACCAGTGACATTTTGGGAGCAGTATGTTGTCATAGACTCACCCCGTGCGCCAGCAACCGTTGTCAAGCGAGTGCCCAGCAGCAACAAGGACTTGTTATCAATATATGCAACTCCCTTCAAGGGGACCATAAAGAAGCTCAAGTTCTACGGAACGCCGCCCGTATCTGCCCACAAGAAATGA
- the LOC108154870 gene encoding serum response factor homolog B-like isoform X4 has translation MYNGEIERRENAGARETPSAIVASKAFSTRNSNDADDGPVPVPISVHANYTNGGQTAATQATIFLSHSNNSHHLNNRKNPPNFQTNACVNGNGSNNHTEQNASQFVPNFSNLNFYAQQPTSAQSNNNNYDVCHQQ, from the exons ATGTACAAcggagagatagagagacgCGAAAATGCCGGTGCGCGAGAAACTCCGTCGGCGATCGTCGCGTCAAAAGCATTTTCGACGCGCAACAGTAACGACGCTGACGACGGTCCCGTCCCAGTCCCAATATCCGTTCACGCGAATTATACAAACGGTGGTCAGACGGCGGCTACACAGGCGACCATATTCctcagccacagcaacaataGCCATCATCTCAACAATAGAAAAAACCCGCCAAATTTCCAGACAAACGCGTGTgtcaacggcaacggcagcaaCAACCATACAGAGCAGAACGCATCGCAATTTGTGCCAAATTTTAGCAATTTAAATTTTTACGCCCAACAGCCAACGTCAGCAcagagcaacaacaacaactacgaCGTTTGCCATCAACAG TAA
- the LOC108154876 gene encoding uncharacterized protein LOC108154876 has protein sequence MKFFNVLLLICAMAGYSFATGTSSTTTEQSYATAAAPAAVTPGPCGGNQIGGPCGKIVRNAQKLYFFY, from the coding sequence ATGAAGTTCTTTAACGTCCTTTTGCTTATTTGTGCCATGGCTGGATACTCCTTTGCTACGGGAACAAGTTCAACAACTACAGAACAGTCCTATGCAACCGCTGCAGCGCCAGCCGCTGTAACCCCAGGACCATGCGGAGGAAATCAAATTGGAGGACCTTGTGGCAAGATTGTACGCAATGCCCAAAAACTATACttcttttattaa
- the LOC108154870 gene encoding uncharacterized protein LOC108154870 isoform X3: MYNGEIERRENAGARETPSAIVASKAFSTRNSNDADDGPVPVPISVHANYTNGGQTAATQATIFLSHSNNSHHLNNRKNPPNFQTNACVNGNGSNNHTEQNASQFVPNFSNLNFYAQQPTSAQSNNNNYDVCHQQVCQHGLLSGLHP, encoded by the exons ATGTACAAcggagagatagagagacgCGAAAATGCCGGTGCGCGAGAAACTCCGTCGGCGATCGTCGCGTCAAAAGCATTTTCGACGCGCAACAGTAACGACGCTGACGACGGTCCCGTCCCAGTCCCAATATCCGTTCACGCGAATTATACAAACGGTGGTCAGACGGCGGCTACACAGGCGACCATATTCctcagccacagcaacaataGCCATCATCTCAACAATAGAAAAAACCCGCCAAATTTCCAGACAAACGCGTGTgtcaacggcaacggcagcaaCAACCATACAGAGCAGAACGCATCGCAATTTGTGCCAAATTTTAGCAATTTAAATTTTTACGCCCAACAGCCAACGTCAGCAcagagcaacaacaacaactacgaCGTTTGCCATCAACAG GTATGCCAACACGGTTTACTATCCGGATTGCATCCGTAG
- the LOC108154870 gene encoding chymotrypsin-2-like isoform X5, with product MASRKNVTLTGWGAPENSLTTVERLQTLNLTIIDHEECRKAWDYHEGIDIGHICTLTSAGEWACSGDSGSPIMWEGKLVGLVNWGRPCGVGLPDICVLYFIAHCEYANTVYYPDCIRRTPTGCKNRVN from the exons ATGGCGTCCCGAAAA AACG TAACCCTGACTGGTTGGGGAGCTCCGGAGAACAGTTTGACGACAGTGGAGCGCCTGCAGACCCTCAACCTGACGATCATCGATCACGAGGAGTGCCGCAAGGCCTGGGACTATCACGAGGGCATCGACATCGGACACATCTGCACCCTAACAAGCGCAGGAGAGTGGGCCTGCTCCGGCGACTCCGGCAGTCCAATCATGTGGGAGGGCAAGCTGGTGGGTCTGGTAAACTGGGGACGACCCTGCGGTGTTGGTCTGCCCGACAT atgCGTATTATACTTTATTGCTCATTGCGA GTATGCCAACACGGTTTACTATCCGGATTGCATCCGTAGGACTCCCACGGGATGCAAGAATCGGGTTAACTAG
- the LOC117186997 gene encoding chymotrypsin-2-like, with translation MLVRLAYATTILLILLSGSTRAIRVAPLSAKQQERLSQGARAFEGRVIDGTDAELGLAKYQISVQGSYYYDHMCGGAILNERWVVTAAHCVYGYNPSYLRVATGTVRWAEPDARYFVEEYWVHCNYNVPNYANDIALIKLNDSIVFNEVTQPIALPPSPFPQGTAELLFTGWGSQSVAGSLSVQLQRVQKQHITSQVCSTLLAAYEDVELGACHVCGFRQANIGACHGDSGGPLVYEGTLVGILNFFVPCAQGVPDLFMNVMYYRDWIRQTMSGNGKCSQVHKQQIG, from the exons ATGCTGGTTCGCCTGGCATATGCGACGACGATCCTCCTGATCCTGCTCAGTGGATCAACCAGAGCCATTCGAGTGGCGCCGCTGAGCGCCAAGCAGCAGGAAAGGTTATCCCAGGGGGCCAGAGCGTTCGAAGGTCGCGTCATAGATGGCACGGATGCGGAGCTGGGTCTGGCCAAGTACCAGATCTCAGTGCAGGGAAGCTATTACTACGATCACATGTGCGGTGGAGCGATCCTCAACGAGCGGTGGGTCGTGACGGCGGCCCACTGTGTTTACGGATATAATCCCAGCTACCTGCGGGTGGCCACCGGCACTGTTCGCTGGGCCGAGCCCGATGCTAGGTACTTTGTGGAGGAGTACTGGGTGCACTGCAACTACAACGTACCTAACTACGCCAACGACATTGCCCTGATCAAGCTGAACGACTCGATTGTGTTTAACGAGGTCACACAGCCCATAGCCTT GCCTCCCTCAC CCTTTCCCCAGGGCACAGCGGAGCTCCTCTTCACTGGCTGGGGGTCACAGTCGGTGGCTGGTAGTCTTTCCGTTCAGCTGCAGCGTGTCCAGAAGCAGCACATCACCAGCCAGGTCTGCTCGACCCTGCTCGCCGCCTACGAGGATGTGGAGCTGGGCGCCTGCCATGTGTGTGGTTTTCGTCAGGCGAACATTGGCGCCTGTCACGGCGACTCGGGCGGACCTCTGGTCTACGAAGGAACCTTGGTGGGGATTCTCAACTTCTTTGTGCCGTGCGCCCAAGGGGTGCCCGATCTTTTCATGAATGTAATGTACTACAGAGACTGGATCCGGCAGACCATGAGTGGAAATGGAAAGTGTTCCCAGGTCCATAAGCAGCAAATTGGCTAA